A single Ananas comosus cultivar F153 unplaced genomic scaffold, ASM154086v1, whole genome shotgun sequence DNA region contains:
- the LOC109704908 gene encoding mitotic spindle checkpoint protein BUBR1-like, which yields MEYAENCADSEVIYSFLEANQIGQNHAIYYTSYALCMESKNKLRKADEIFNLGIARKAEPVEKLEAQYRTFLVRSVQKQQSNEDEPTNNHLPVRSFGTVLTPGQGRQTLERQTLGRQPIEASNFTRPKVKLQRVDNNKALSIYNDENAATSQHHNKAKSNDRTWCTLGTQSDRNKENTSIPTKWTSYKVQQKVGARTMQSAPSPCIEVYVDEECVQLPKVEVATKSSNATSILKLRQVTSQNLKKETELLKENPLRNFPLNSLR from the exons ATGGAATAT gCAGAGAATTGTGCTGATTCTGAGGTAATCTATAGCTTCCTTGAGGCTAACCAGATTGGGCAAAACCATGCCATCTACTATACGTCATACGCCCTGTGTATGGAATCCAAGAACAAGTTGAGGAAGGCAGACGAGATCTTCAATCTTGGTATAGCTAG GAAGGCAGAACCAGTGGAGAAGTTAGAAGCTCAATACAGGACATTCCTTGTACGATCAGTTCAAAAGCAGCAGTCCAATGAG gaTGAGCCAACCAATAATCACTTGCCGGTTCGCAGTTTTGGAACTGTTTTGACTCCAGGACAAG GAAGACAAACTTTAGAAAGACAAACTTTAGGAAGGCAACCAATAGAAGCTTCTAACTTCACTAGACCAAAGGTGAAACTGCAGAG GGTTGACAATAATAAAGCCCTTTCTATTTACAATGATGAAAATGCTGCAACAAGTCAACACCACAACAAAGCCAAGAGCAATGACAGAACCTGGTGCACTCTTGGCACACAATCGGATCGAAATAAAGAAAATACTTCAATCCCTACCAAATGGACATCATATAAG GTTCAGCAGAAAGTGGGAGCAAGAACAATGCAATCAGCACCTAGTCCTTGTATTGAGGTTTATGTGGATGAAGAATGTGTGCA ATTGCCAAAAGTTGAGGTTGCTACCAAGAGTTCCAATGCTACTTCTATCTTGAAGCTTCGGCAAGTGACAAGCCAAAACCTTAAGAA GGAAACAGAGTTGCTTAAAGAGAACCCACTGCGTAATTTTCCTTTAAATAGCCTTAGATGA